One part of the Rothia sp. ZJ932 genome encodes these proteins:
- a CDS encoding metallophosphoesterase translates to MISSSPSAVAVSAEQLGKVAGATLATAVVAGAATAVYARYYELTNFTVRHEALPVLPAGTPDFRILHISDMHMIPGQRTKRDFIHSLAALEPNLVINTGDNLSHMSGLPALMDALDPLFDFPGVYVPGSNCYFAPGKKNPFRYLVGPSKKPESEKVATLPTQEMHDAFDNRGWVDLINRYETLSIDGLRLEFSGVDDPHIGYDKHPGFAPTAFDTEPAPLVRLGVAHAPYLRTLNRFVADGAQAIFAGHTHGGQVCLPGGRALVSNCDLPPARAKGLSYQDGVPVHVSAGLGTSRYAQVRLFCPPEAIVVTLTSR, encoded by the coding sequence ATGATCTCATCTTCACCTTCTGCTGTGGCGGTATCTGCTGAACAGCTGGGCAAGGTAGCCGGTGCTACCCTCGCTACAGCTGTTGTTGCGGGTGCCGCCACGGCAGTCTATGCCCGGTATTACGAACTCACCAATTTCACGGTGCGCCACGAAGCGCTACCCGTTTTACCTGCGGGCACCCCAGACTTTAGGATTCTGCACATCTCAGATATGCACATGATTCCGGGGCAACGCACCAAACGTGACTTCATCCATTCGCTGGCGGCGTTAGAACCCAACCTCGTTATCAACACCGGTGACAATCTCTCGCACATGAGCGGGTTACCTGCCCTGATGGATGCGTTGGATCCGCTCTTTGATTTTCCGGGTGTGTACGTGCCGGGTTCTAACTGCTATTTCGCACCGGGCAAAAAGAACCCTTTCCGCTATTTAGTGGGACCCTCTAAGAAACCTGAGAGCGAAAAAGTCGCTACCCTTCCCACCCAAGAAATGCACGATGCTTTTGATAACAGGGGCTGGGTTGACCTCATCAACCGCTATGAAACTCTGAGCATTGATGGGTTGCGTTTGGAGTTCTCGGGGGTTGATGACCCGCACATTGGCTATGACAAGCATCCGGGGTTTGCGCCCACCGCCTTTGATACCGAACCTGCGCCGTTGGTGCGCTTAGGTGTAGCTCACGCACCGTACCTGCGAACCCTGAACCGGTTTGTTGCTGATGGTGCCCAAGCGATCTTTGCCGGCCACACGCACGGTGGTCAGGTATGTTTGCCGGGTGGACGCGCGCTGGTGTCTAACTGCGATTTGCCGCCTGCGCGAGCCAAAGGCTTGAGCTATCAAGATGGTGTGCCGGTACACGTTTCTGCCGGGTTGGGAACTTCACGCTACGCACAGGTGAGGCTCTTCTGCCCGCCTGAGGCAATTGTGGTGACCCTCACCTCACGCTAG
- a CDS encoding transglycosylase domain-containing protein, protein MVSSKKVRKKRKPSDLLQFVALSIIAGFITAGLLVPPTAAAGMAATSSINWFKGLPDNMSDGPLSKPSVLYASDGKTELATFYAQNRTEVPLDKISQPMQDAIIAVEDRKFYEHGAISPVGIGRALVNNILRPNNRQGASTLTQQYVNNLLIDTAEQTGGDATETLGANKGYVEKIIEMKLAISMEENKSKDEILEGYLNIVNLGGANYGVEAAAYYYWGISAAELNPAQAATLAGMVQAPNVYRPNKNPEYSKERRNLVLGTMLRDEKITQKEYDNAVNSELDLDIHTTDSGCSAAGVNAYFCNYVMSALYGDESFGATEEDRINSIYRGGYKIISTLDTRAQDSAKKSVEATQPSTNNIDDVNAALVSVEPKNGYIKAMAQNSDYADAKDDHSTSLYSYNVDPQYGGTTGFQPGSTFKPVVLANWIDKGKSVNQVIDGTALNYPASTRWNAKCLDGGAFRFTEKPEGFTFQNAEGGYRQWGTVTFGMKNSINSFLFRMVFESDLCDIQEMADKLHVHQWTGDTAYNPKILTSNIGAIEVSPLTMASAYATFANDGVYCEPMATTKVENRDGSVKKEYKPACSEQISKDVANGVNYVLKQVLVDGSGWQRGIGLPDASAAKTGTTDNSTQTWMVGYTKGLSTASWVGNLQEGSRSLNGLSINGQRSAYVDGATFAGTQWQRYMNETAKRYNTDKFAQPSNKVLGLG, encoded by the coding sequence ATGGTCTCATCCAAGAAAGTACGTAAAAAGCGTAAGCCCAGTGATTTATTGCAGTTCGTAGCGCTGTCAATCATTGCAGGCTTTATCACTGCCGGTCTGTTGGTTCCGCCCACAGCTGCCGCTGGCATGGCTGCTACCTCATCCATCAACTGGTTCAAGGGACTGCCCGACAATATGTCTGACGGCCCGCTCTCGAAGCCCTCGGTACTGTACGCATCCGACGGTAAAACGGAGCTAGCTACTTTTTACGCTCAGAACCGCACTGAGGTTCCCCTCGATAAAATTTCGCAGCCCATGCAGGACGCGATTATCGCGGTTGAAGACCGTAAGTTCTACGAACACGGTGCTATTTCACCCGTCGGTATTGGACGTGCGCTGGTTAATAATATCCTTCGTCCTAACAACCGTCAGGGCGCTTCCACTCTCACTCAGCAGTACGTGAACAACTTGCTCATTGATACAGCTGAACAGACCGGCGGCGATGCCACCGAAACTTTGGGCGCTAATAAGGGGTATGTTGAGAAAATCATCGAGATGAAACTTGCCATCTCGATGGAAGAAAACAAATCCAAAGACGAAATTCTTGAGGGCTACCTCAACATTGTGAACTTGGGTGGCGCTAACTACGGCGTTGAGGCTGCTGCTTACTACTACTGGGGTATTTCAGCTGCTGAGCTGAACCCCGCTCAGGCAGCGACGCTTGCCGGTATGGTACAGGCACCTAACGTGTACCGCCCCAATAAGAACCCCGAATACTCCAAAGAACGTCGCAACTTAGTGCTGGGCACCATGTTGCGCGATGAGAAAATCACTCAAAAAGAGTATGACAACGCAGTGAATTCAGAGTTGGATCTCGATATTCACACCACCGACTCAGGATGTTCAGCAGCAGGTGTAAACGCCTACTTCTGCAACTACGTGATGTCAGCGCTCTACGGCGATGAATCCTTTGGTGCTACCGAAGAGGACCGCATCAACAGCATTTACCGTGGCGGTTACAAGATTATTTCAACTCTTGATACCCGCGCGCAGGATTCAGCGAAGAAGTCAGTGGAAGCTACCCAGCCCTCTACTAACAATATCGACGATGTGAACGCCGCTCTGGTCTCTGTTGAACCCAAGAACGGCTACATTAAGGCGATGGCGCAGAACAGTGATTATGCTGATGCAAAGGACGATCACTCTACTTCGCTCTACAGCTACAATGTTGATCCCCAGTACGGTGGCACCACCGGATTCCAGCCCGGTTCAACTTTCAAGCCCGTGGTTCTGGCGAACTGGATAGATAAGGGCAAGAGCGTCAATCAGGTGATTGATGGCACCGCTTTGAACTACCCCGCCAGCACCCGCTGGAATGCCAAGTGCCTCGACGGTGGAGCTTTCCGGTTCACCGAAAAACCCGAGGGTTTTACCTTCCAGAACGCTGAGGGTGGTTACCGCCAGTGGGGCACAGTTACTTTCGGTATGAAGAACTCCATTAACTCCTTCCTCTTCCGCATGGTCTTCGAATCTGATTTGTGCGATATCCAAGAGATGGCTGATAAACTGCACGTTCACCAGTGGACGGGCGACACCGCCTACAACCCCAAGATTCTGACATCGAACATCGGTGCCATTGAGGTTTCACCCTTGACTATGGCATCCGCCTACGCGACCTTCGCTAACGACGGTGTCTACTGCGAGCCCATGGCAACCACCAAGGTTGAAAACCGCGACGGTAGCGTGAAGAAAGAGTACAAGCCCGCCTGCTCCGAACAGATTTCAAAGGACGTCGCGAACGGCGTGAACTACGTACTCAAGCAGGTACTGGTCGATGGTTCTGGCTGGCAGCGCGGTATCGGTTTGCCTGATGCTTCAGCAGCTAAAACCGGTACGACCGATAACTCCACCCAGACCTGGATGGTGGGCTACACCAAGGGTCTTTCTACCGCGTCCTGGGTGGGTAACCTCCAAGAGGGCTCCCGTTCACTCAACGGTTTGTCAATCAACGGTCAGCGCAGTGCTTACGTTGATGGCGCAACCTTCGCAGGTACCCAGTGGCAGCGTTACATGAACGAGACCGCTAAACGCTATAACACTGATAAGTTCGCTCAGCCTTCTAATAAGGTGCTGGGTCTAGGCTAA
- a CDS encoding RidA family protein, translated as MTQNSTVENRIKELGYTLPQVAAPVASYVPAVVSGSYVYTSGQLPFIDGALPETGKVHTEPGGVNLDDAKKYAAMCALNALAAVKSAIGDLDRVTKIVKVVGFVSSHPEFTAQPAVINGASELLGDIFGEVGQHARSAVGVPVLPLDSPVEVEIIVEYV; from the coding sequence ATGACTCAGAACAGCACCGTTGAAAACCGTATTAAAGAACTGGGCTACACACTGCCCCAGGTTGCCGCCCCTGTAGCGTCCTATGTCCCCGCTGTTGTCAGTGGTTCGTACGTCTACACCTCGGGTCAATTGCCTTTTATCGATGGGGCTTTGCCAGAAACTGGCAAGGTTCATACTGAACCCGGTGGTGTGAACCTCGATGACGCTAAAAAGTACGCGGCGATGTGTGCTTTGAACGCTTTGGCTGCCGTGAAATCTGCGATTGGTGATCTTGACCGTGTGACCAAGATTGTTAAAGTAGTGGGTTTTGTATCATCGCACCCTGAGTTTACTGCTCAGCCTGCCGTCATTAACGGGGCTTCTGAGTTGCTGGGTGATATTTTCGGTGAGGTGGGTCAGCACGCCCGCAGCGCTGTTGGTGTGCCGGTGTTGCCCTTAGACTCACCGGTTGAAGTTGAAATTATTGTTGAGTATGTCTAA
- a CDS encoding NUDIX hydrolase — translation MSKPALYTGALTTVPQKAAAMSTDTARIERTVASVERIFVLPRSQQDAARTWVAEGGEHGPCTLKAAGAVIFVRDGASGIETFMTYRVKSPMGRLAFPGGLATASDIAHHQWIGPSETQWAEKTGGDNPQLARAAVTTAIREVFEETGLLLAGTNEVSTVESLNAHEMMSVRQAISQQEKDFIGYLESRNLKMRTDLLKPVGHWHSPDFFHKRYDLHYFAAAVPVGQSINLLEGKGIWGRWISVGEVLSNTTSTALGDEVGQDDTVGKTLPELVSPGVMCALEAMNNSSSAIAFLSKKRSVQVVKPETKMAADGTCYLSVKDAPAKPAR, via the coding sequence ATGTCTAAACCTGCTCTGTATACCGGTGCTCTGACAACGGTGCCCCAGAAGGCTGCGGCGATGAGCACTGATACCGCCCGTATCGAGCGGACTGTGGCATCTGTTGAACGCATATTTGTACTGCCTCGATCGCAGCAAGACGCGGCGCGTACCTGGGTAGCAGAGGGCGGTGAACACGGCCCCTGCACCCTCAAAGCGGCAGGTGCCGTGATATTTGTACGCGACGGTGCCAGCGGCATTGAAACCTTTATGACGTATCGGGTGAAATCTCCCATGGGCAGGCTGGCTTTCCCCGGCGGTCTAGCTACCGCATCTGATATTGCCCATCACCAGTGGATTGGCCCGAGCGAAACGCAGTGGGCTGAAAAAACCGGTGGCGACAATCCGCAGTTGGCACGTGCCGCCGTCACCACCGCCATCCGCGAAGTTTTTGAAGAAACCGGTCTCTTACTCGCTGGGACTAACGAGGTTAGCACCGTTGAGTCACTGAACGCGCACGAGATGATGAGCGTGCGACAGGCTATTTCTCAGCAAGAGAAAGATTTCATCGGCTACCTCGAAAGCCGCAACCTGAAGATGCGTACTGACCTGCTCAAGCCTGTGGGGCACTGGCACTCACCCGATTTCTTCCACAAGCGCTACGATTTGCACTACTTTGCGGCGGCTGTGCCCGTGGGGCAAAGCATTAACCTCTTAGAAGGCAAAGGGATTTGGGGTCGGTGGATTAGCGTCGGTGAGGTTCTCTCTAACACCACCAGCACCGCGCTGGGAGATGAAGTGGGGCAGGACGATACCGTCGGCAAGACCCTTCCTGAGCTGGTGAGTCCGGGAGTGATGTGCGCCCTAGAAGCAATGAACAACAGCTCAAGTGCCATCGCTTTCCTCTCCAAGAAACGCTCGGTTCAGGTGGTTAAACCTGAAACTAAGATGGCAGCCGATGGCACCTGCTATCTCAGCGTCAAGGACGCACCCGCCAAACCCGCGCGGTAG